ACTGGTCTGGAGAAAGAAGGTGAATGTTGTTTCCACTCATGGAAACGCTGAAATATAACAGTGAAACTAAACTGAACAACACTAACAGTATGTATCTCTCATACAGCTAACAAGTTAATATGGTACAACCTGACTGGTATATTATATCACTGTTTGATGTTGTGACATCACGGTACGTCATTAACATGTCCGCCGAGACAGCTgaacataaataattaaagctTCATGAATGTTTCAGTTTAACCCCCAGCTAACAACAGCTAACAGCAACAGCTTACCACAGCTACAAGCaactgctaacagctaacaaCAGCTAACAGCCAGTGTTTATATTATCGTGTTGGTTCTGTGTGGTACTGTTTATGTTCTGTGTCCTCTCTGTGGTACTGTCTATGTTCTGTGTCCTCTCTGTGGTACTGTCTATGTTCTGTATCCTCTCTCTGGTACTGTCTAGGTTCTGTGTCCTCTCTGTGGTACTGTctatgttctgtgttttctctctggtATTGTCTAGgttctgtgtcctctctctggTACTGCCTATGTTCTGCATTCTCTGGTACTGTCTATgttctgtgtcctctctctggCACTGTCTAGGTTCTGTGTCCTCTCTGTGGTACTGTCTGTGTTGTCTTTCTGGTACTGTCTATGCTCTGCATTCTCTGATCCtcactgtgttctgtgttccCTCTATGGTACCGTCTATGTGGTACTGTCTATGTTCTGCATTCTATGGTTCTGTCTGTGTTCTCTCTGTGGCACTGTCTATGCTGTGTGCTCTTTTTCTGGTACTATctatgttctgtgtgttttctctctacATGTTTATGTATTAGTGTATGAGGAGGGACCCGTCTATTTGCTGCAGTTaatgtcctcagtgtgtgttatAAATATCAGCGGAGGCGGAGCGGGTTAATCTCTGAGACGGTCGCTCCGTTAACGGCTCCGTCATTCTTTCATAAAACGGTTTCCCTGTCATAAAGGGATCGGCAGTAAGGGTTACTCACCGGGAAGGTTTGTCCCGGTCTGTCCCGGGTTATTTTTGGCTCGGTTCAGTCTGACAGAATCTTGGGTTTTCCTGGCTCCCAATAATCTGCAGCCATGTTGCTGCTCCGCTCCGCTCCGTTCCTCCGGTGCGTCCTGAAGTGGACATCCACCGCACCGTCAGTGACGTCACTGCACGGCGTCCCCGGCACGTGCCGTCCATTggttctgtatttattttaaataaatcagttataaaaacaacaaactcagTGGGAGTCAACAAGGTAAACGAATATAATGCAGAAATATACACGaatttgtataaaaataaaaaatttaagtatgatataaaaaaaaaaacatgttgtgtatCAGTTCactttaaatacaatatacaaaatatttCTAAATTTGAACTGTGATGTTCGAATAAGTAAACTTCACAGTAGAAAAATAGCATCTGACCTCAGAAATAATTCATAGAGTTAAATGTGTGAGGtcattaatctttatttatatttgaatcTGCTAACCTTATTCAAATTTTAACCCACTAGCCTTTATTTAAcctgcaaagacacacacaggtatctGCGGAGAGACCGTGTTCCTGGTGCTCTGTTtgttcctctccctctcctgttcCGCCCAGGTGCTACCTGATTCACCTGGCATGGGAATTAAGTGTTTAAAAGTTCCTGTGCCAGCATGAAGATCAGAAGGAGGAAGCTCCTGGTATGGGCACTGCTGGTCTTGCTGCCTCCCAGTCTGGGTCGGGGTTTCCTGGTTCTTTTGTATATTCATGTTAATAAACTTCATGAACTTTGTTTTCAAAAACTTTTCTGTGGTTGATTTGGGTCAGTGGTGGAGTGTTGTACACCCCATAGAGCCACCCAAGGGTGGGGCgaaagggacagacagacaggtgctgtacagagacagacagtccgCAGGATTAAgaagctgattggctgaaacaGGATTAAAATGAACTGCTGATCAGCACTTTACTGTACTTCAGATTTACAAAGATATCAGTTTAACTCAGAGACAAATAATACAACAGACACaacgacagacagacagacaggactgaagaagaagaagaagaggagggaaactACAGAGGAAACAAAGGCCATCACAACAGCAGCTGGTACTGATACTGTAATACTGTTAATACTACAGCTACTACTGAATGCAGAAATTAGTGAACtgtgtgataataataacttaTGAACTCACTCATCCAGTGAGATAATTCTCATTACAGATAAGATCATTTTAGTCAAAGTGTGTATGACTTTAGAGGAAAAGATCTTGCTGAGGTCAGTCAGACCTCTGACACTGTTGTTAAACAGGATTATTTTATAGGAGCTAGTTCTCTTTATAGGCTTAGTAATTGTATTAGACTCCACAGGGTGCACACACGAGTCTTCTTGTGTTGTATTGCATATTTTGTGTCAGGGAGTCCTTGAATAAGAGAGCTTGCTCTCAATGGCCTTCcctgtataaataaagatttgaatgaaaaatgaacgAATGTTGCAGAGTTGGGTCCAAATAAGAAAAGGCCCTGATGAATCTGTATTGTGCTGAGGCCAGAGTCAATTCCTGCTTCCCGGGGGTAGAACGATTTAAAGTCTCTAAGTGGTATGTCATTCTTACAACAGTCACATGAGCAGTTTATAGATATGGCTTGAAGGATCACAGGTGTCGGGGTTGGTGTCCTGGTTCAGGTACTGTGCAGGACACTCAGCTAACTCTGGTGTGGAGGGTCAGGCTCTCCAGTGTCGTTGAAGATACTGCTGGACCCCCTCAAGACAGTACTGATGacgactgtctgtctctgcctgtctgtctcccagGATGTCTGTGCTCACAGTGTCGGTGGTCCTGGTCGGTCTGTATGCTGTGTGTCGTTGTATGATTCCCTGGTTGGTTCAGTCTAACTCCActctggctctgctgtggtACGACTTCGTGCTGGAGATGACCCTTGACCTCCTGACACGAACAACACGACCTCAGGTGACCTCTGAGTACCTGTCTGTtcgcctgtctgtctctctctgacctgttgCTCTATCTGACCCGTCGCTTTTTCTgacctgtctccctctctcacccatctgtctctctctctgacctgtctctctctctctgacctgccgctttctctgacctgtctctctctctctctgacctgtctgtctcacagcGCCTCCTGCGGGCTGTCATTATAAATGCAGTCAGAGGAGATCCAGACAGCGTCATCAGAGCCATCGATCActtctgtaaacacacagagtggGCGATGAACATAGGAGACGAgaaaggtacacacacacacacacacacacacacacacacacacacacacacacgcatacacaaacacacagacacacacatacacacagacacacacacacgcacatacacaaacacacagacacacacatacacactcaacCAAACGTATTTACAGATGTGTGTATTCTGTTAATCACATGGCACTCTGTCTCCCAGGCGCCATCTTGGActcggttgtcatggaaacatcTCCATCCACAGTACTGGAGTTGGGGACGTACTGTGGTTACTCTGCTGTTCGCATCACCAGGCTGTTGCCTCCTTCAACAAGGCTGATTACTGTGGAGATGAACCCTGATTACGCTTGCGTGGCGCGACAGGTCATCCAACACGCAGGCCTGCAGgacaaggtcagaggtcaggggtcatcAATCACTCACACATTCTCAGATAAAACTAACctaataaacataaacatcGAACATGGCCCAGGATTTAGTCAGTACCTCAGCATCAAACAGGTGGATGGTCACTAGGTTTACCtaacaggaagcagagaggaCACATAAACAAGTTCTAGTCAACAAGAACAGATCATCTGTAGTGAATTAAGTTCCACCAAGATGAGGCTGATCTGTCCCACCTGGTCTCTCCGGAGGAGTGGTTCAGGAGGCTGAAGGGAGAGGAGGCATAAAGGAGGTCCTATGGGCCCTATGTGATGGCACATCAGAGGTGCCATCACATCCATGTCCAAGGCAGGACCGTGACAGGACAGTGAGCTGTTCCCTAGAGGCAAAGAGACCAGCTACAGCTGCAGTAAAGCACATTTACCCCCCTCTGGGTTCAGCCTCCATTTTCCAGAGGAAGACCCCCCACATGGAGAAATACTCTtcattaaaacagttaaagcaTCTGCTCACTTCCTTAAACAAAGTCTGATTTCTTGTGGGACAGTTGCTGCACACATACAAAGTGAATCACTTTCTAGATTAAAGTAGTTATGGGTGTGATTATTGATTACTGACGTCACTCCGGCAGGTGTGCGTGCTGGAAGGCCAATCAGCTGACCTCATTCCTAAAATGGCCGAAATGTTTGGGATCCAGacatttgactttgttttcCTTGACCACTGGAAGGACCGCTATCTGCCGGACATCAGATTGCTGGAGgtaatgacctctgacccctgaacCCACTGTAtgttctgacctctgacctgtgacaTTTAACCAACATCCCCCACCTTTGCAGGACTGCAGTCTCCTGGCCCAGGGGTCGGTGGTCCTGGCTGATAATGTGGTCTGCCCTGGAACTCCAGACTACCTGAACTACATCAGATCCAACCTGAACTACAGGAGCAGGTTCTACCAGGCTCACCTTGAGTACACCAGAGTCCTGGATGGACTGGAGAGGTCCGAGTACCTGGGGTGCAGACAGGGAAAGAGACAagtagacagagagacagacaggtagacagggagacagacatACAAAAGATTAACGGTATATGTCCTGAGTTTATCCTCAGAAACTGCCAATGTAGGAGAAAAGTCAAGCTGCAGTTTAACATGTTGACTGTtgtcagacaggaagagaaacaagtGCTGTAGTTAATGTTTCTGAGTGAGTCCATCTCTGACAGTATCACAGCTGactatgtttttatattagaCTCATTCCTTCCATATGTTATGGACAGCTCCTATGTCCTGTGTTCACGAGCGGAATagaatataattattatttatcatattgTATTTGTCATGATGATTGATAGTATCacattattgtatatttattgcTAATCATCTGTCAATGTTAATAATTTTCTGTACTGCTCTGGCAATATAGGTTTCTGATCTGTCATGCCAATGAAgtatatttaaatttgaatttgacaCACCTCTTTACTGGTGTATGGAGGTTGGGGACAGTGCCTGCGGACTGGCAGACTGGGGTGATGGTTCCCATTTTCAAACAGAGGACCATAGGGTGTGCTTGAATTATCGGGGTATCACACTGCTCATTGTGCTGCTCAGAGAAAACCTACGCCAGGGAGCTGGAGAGGAGGCTCCCACTGATTATCGAACCTCAGATTCAGGAGGAGCAATACAGATCTCCTCCTGGCCATGTAACAGTGGAACAACTCTTTACCCTGGAAAAGTTACTTGTTTTTATCTATGAAGCAAGATGAGACTAATCAGTCGGTCAAACTTCAGGcatgttttttatatatgaaTTCCGACAAAATTGAAGTTATTGCATTTGGTCCTAAACACCTCAGAAATACATTATCTGATAATATAGTTACTTTGGATGAAATTACCTTGACCTCCATAAATAGACCACATCTTGTATCCATCCAACCTGTAAAGAGATAACTGGTGTCATTTGTTTTAGTAGAGTTTATTATAATCATTCAGTCcatttgtggaaggtgttttatatttatattgcacatttacacacagattgTCAATTTGTTCACACTAATAAAATAATTACCTTACCACTGCCAGTAAAATGTAGTGTGCGTTGTTTCTTAGAAATGTATATATAGTTAACAAGAACTTTTGCTGTAATTACTTCATTATATCACAAGAAGTCCCTTAACAAATCAGAGACAGCAGGTTCCAAACAAGCATTTTAATCATAATATACAGGCCACATAATATTCTTAAACACGTTTATTTTCCAAGACCgctaaataacaaaatgtaaaaaaaaaaaaaaaaagtgactgaatACTTTCTCGATGCGCTGTATGTCTGATTGATTTGTCAAAGAGATATCTCTCTATTCTTTCTTAACAGGCGTTTCCCACCAGGGAATTTCTCTAGGATCTAAAACTGCATGGTAAAAGGTTTTGAAAATTGGCATACTGATTGGGGACACACCCATGATGCTTTGAACtaagtttcatgtctgtgtctcaAGTGAGAGGTCTAACACATGACTTAAATAAAAAGCAGGTACAGGTGAGTGATGAGGGCATCACATTGATGATAAATAAGTGATAACAGATTCTAACCAGTGAGGAGGGAAAGTCAAAGGTCGATAAACAGCTCACTGAATTTTattacaacaaacacaccagttcCAACGAGCTCATCAAGTCGTTAAGTACAGAAATTGGATAAAAAACTCATAAGTTGAAGAAAATATGCTCATTGGCTCCACCCCCCCAGCTCAGAaggcctgtgattggctggtgaAGATGAGTGTGTCAGCACAAGTTCATCAcaatctgccttttttttctattgaaaCAGTCCTGTccaacagccaatcagctgtctctctgctgtcactctgATTGGTTTGAGTTGAAAATTTTGGTCAGCAGGGAGACATTTGATTGGCTCTTTTGCTGTATGAGGCGGGCCTTCTTCAGGTGTTTTGCGGTAACCgagtctttcttcttcttcttcttcatctggaTCTCCTCCTCCGTCTGACGCTGAGTGAAGTCCCAGGTCTTCTCGTCCACCTGATGACAAAACATAAACGTTTTACAACCAATGCCACCtacagggttttttttagtCTGACTCTACCTGTATTGAGACTGCAGGTGGATTCAGGTGAGATAATCTGTAGTTTAGAGTTTACCTGTTGTCcgtctttctgtttcttcctcctcatgtTGTCCATGTGGGCGCTCTTCTCCACATTGTTCAGGTAAAAGTTTGTTTCCCTCTTTGCCTGAGAAACTTCAGTTCTGAGTCTCTGCTGCAGAACTGTCTGCTCATAGGCCAGCCGCTCGCTCAGGTGAGTCCACTGGAACCTGTGCAGGTACtacagacagggagggagagagacaggcaggtgaGTCCACTGGAACCTATGCAGGTAATACAGACAGGTAGATTTGGTCTGACAGTGGTTCAGAGTGGTCAGTCTGTCcgtctgaaataaaatatgtcagGGTGATGTCATGCGTTGCCGGGCAGACTGTACCTTGATGCACCACAGGTCAGAGGAAAAGCGTTGGCGTTTCCTGGTTCCCATTGGtgtgttgtggagagatgcagcCACACTCTTTGCCACTCGTTTATCTCTGAACTCCACCCATCCTTCAGTGAAATCACACCTCCTCAAACCAgacttcttcttcctcatcctcacctGCCGGTCTGACAGTGTcggaaacaaggagaggagagaggaaacagtgatcAGAAAAAGAACAGGtgtctcctcctcacctcaTCATCGGACAGATGAATACATCACTGTATTGCTCTATCGCCATGGTAACTAATGCTGAATTCTAACTCTAACCTGCTCTGGAGCAGAACTTGTTTTGGGGGAATATTTGCACATGTGGAGGTGAGCACACAACAGCAAAGACTTACGTCGACTGTGTGACTACACATGATCCAAATCTCCATCAAAAACTCAACATCTTCAGTGTGGAGgtttcagcttgttgttgttgttgttccccGTAGTGACAGGGAAAACAGTAACAGGC
The genomic region above belongs to Seriola aureovittata isolate HTS-2021-v1 ecotype China chromosome 9, ASM2101889v1, whole genome shotgun sequence and contains:
- the abt1 gene encoding activator of basal transcription 1, with translation MERREEEEEEERMTTAQGEDEEDEEEEDEDGGEATDRGDDEDAAGMKKKTKQKSVGETSCSDRKCVPGIIYLGHIPPRLRPKHMRNLLSVFGEIGRIFLQPEDRQVRMRKKKSGLRRCDFTEGWVEFRDKRVAKSVAASLHNTPMGTRKRQRFSSDLWCIKYLHRFQWTHLSERLAYEQTVLQQRLRTEVSQAKRETNFYLNNVEKSAHMDNMRRKKQKDGQQVDEKTWDFTQRQTEEEIQMKKKKKKDSVTAKHLKKARLIQQKSQSNVSLLTKIFNSNQSE
- the comta gene encoding catechol O-methyltransferase A codes for the protein MSVLTVSVVLVGLYAVCRCMIPWLVQSNSTLALLWYDFVLEMTLDLLTRTTRPQRLLRAVIINAVRGDPDSVIRAIDHFCKHTEWAMNIGDEKGAILDSVVMETSPSTVLELGTYCGYSAVRITRLLPPSTRLITVEMNPDYACVARQVIQHAGLQDKVCVLEGQSADLIPKMAEMFGIQTFDFVFLDHWKDRYLPDIRLLEDCSLLAQGSVVLADNVVCPGTPDYLNYIRSNLNYRSRFYQAHLEYTRVLDGLERSEYLGCRQGKRQVDRETDR